The window GCGACAACCAAAAGCTGGCCAGTTTCGGCAAGCGTCTGGTCGAAGACCCGAATTTCGAGCTGGTGGCGCATTCCAAGCATAAGCTGGGTGTAGTCACCCATCACAATCGAGCTTGCGTTCGACGCTGTGCCCTGCGTCTCATCCACGGGCGCGCCCGTCGTCGAAAGCAAGGGAATGCGCGCAATGGCATTCGGCACCGTCAGCGGGTTGCCATCCGCATCTTTCAGCTTCGCCAACGCAATCTCAGTGCGCGGGTTCATAATCATCGCGGTAGGGTCGGCTGCGTTGCTATTCTTGATCTCGAAAAGCGCATCGAGCGGCTTGTCATAGTCGGCAAGTGCTGCGCCATTCGTCGCCATCGCAACTGCGTTCACGCCAGTGGTATTGAACACGCCGGTCGGCGCGTTGCCGGTCCCGTCACCCCAGATTGCAGCATAATCCAGCTCTTTCGCCATCGTGCCGGCAAATGCCTGCTCGATCATCGCGCCTACGTTAATCGAATCCTCTGCCAGTTCGCGCGATAGCTTGATCTTGCCTGCCAGTGTCTTGGCTGTGAAGGTAACGCGCTCGAAGGTAGGATCGCCCTCGGCAATGGCCGCGTTCTCAGCGCGCCACGCAACATCGGGATCGCTGGCAAGGCGAGCGATAGCCAAAGTCTCGCTTGTCATGGGCACAGTCATTGCGCCCGCCTGCACGGCTACAGAACGCGCCCGCATCCGGTCGATGAAGTTCTCGGCAAGCGGGGTCGGCACAGTGAAGCCGCCAGCGCTATCCGTGCCCTCGGCAAGCGCGCGCTTTTCTTCTTCGTTCCGCGCGCCTGTAATTTTTGCGCGAACAAGATCGCCAACGCTCAGACCATCGGAGCGGCTGGAAAGCTTTTCATTGCGCGAAAGCACTTTGACAGGATTGCCCTTGTCATCGCGCCATTCTGCACCACCATCGAAGCTGCGGGCTGCGCCATCGTCGATTCCAGGCGCTGTGCCATTGCCGCCAGGGCGGCGCGCTTCACGCTCTTGCGCGTCGGTTGCGTTGAGCCGCTCTTCTTCAATGTCGAGATTGAGAATGTCGTATCGACACATGACTTCATCGTGAGCGCGCTCCAGCTCGCTCGATCGCTTTGGGTCCGTGTTGTCTTTGATTGCGTGCAAGGCTTCGCGGGCCTCACGCATCAGGTCGCCGCGCTGGCGTTCAAGTTCGATAAGTTTTGCGGTTTTCATTTTCCGTCCAGTTCGTCTGCGGGACGGATCGCAAGCGTATGCCAAGGCCGTCCCTATGTGGTGAGCGGGATAACAAGCACCCGTGGGCCTCGGCATAGCCGGATGGAATTGCGGTAATATAATACCGCTCAAAAGTCAAGAGCTGAGTAGCTGCGCTTCGCACCTATCCGCAATGTCGCGCAGTCTTTCCACAGCCTGCGCAGGCCCAATCTGTCGCGCGATGACTTCCACCATTGCCGCACCGGCCACGTTCGCTGCGTCGTCTCGATCTAGGCCGAAATTCTCGAAGGCATCCAAGACCGAAGTCGATACAGCGTGAGCCGCGCCTGCGAATTGTTCTTCAGATATTTTCATGTTTCCTCCTGTGGAGCCTCGCGCGCGCGCGCGGGGGAAAAACGGTGTTTGCATTGAAGTTCTATTCCCCCGCCGGTTTCCAGACTGAGGTTCTGAGAAACTTGAACACCCCTTCCCTCATTGCTTGCACCGGTCACAGCCAGCGTCTCCGCAAGCAGGGCAAATTCCAGTTTCGGGCGCGGGCGGCTCATCAGGAGCCGCGCCCGTTATATACGTAGTATATAGGTGGTCGGTGCGTGCGGCCTTTTCGCCTTGGTCGGTGGCGGTCAGTGCAGGTGGTTGGTGCGGGTGGTCGGTGCACTTTTCGGCAGGGCTTTCGACTGCTCGAATGCCGTATTTCCACGCGCGGTTTTCACGCTGCCACAGCTTAGCATCCAGTTCGATCGCACCAATGGCCAAAAGCCTTTCGTGGGCGCGCTTGAAGGCTTCTTTGCCATAGCCCTTGCCTTCCGGCATTTTGCAGAAAACGGCAGCAAAATAGTTAGTGCCGGTGTTTTCCGACACGGCCCTTTTGCGTTCTGTCGCCGCTGCAAGGCAGCGCAGGTAGGCCGCGTTCTCGCCATTTGCCTTAGCTGCCTCCGCCAGTTCCCTTGCGGCATCCGGCGGCAGGTCTTCATCCCTCACAAATGCGAAGTCGTGCCAGCGGAATTCGACGCTCTTGCCCAATCGTGAGTAGTTCGCTTTCGCCAAGGCCAGTGTGCGGGCATCGGGGTCGAGACAGTTCCCATGTTCATCCTGCACCCTGTCGATGTGGATTTGCGAGCGAACCGCATTCAGCCAAGCCGTAGATCCGCTGTAATTGTCTCCGCTCTTGTTCGGGTGCCCGATTAGCAGGATCGTAACCCTGTAGGTCTGGACCAGTTTATAGAGGAGATTGACGAAGCGGGTGACTTGCCCTCGGTCATTTTCATTCCCGGCGAACAGGTGCGCCACATTGTCGAGGATGACGAATTGCACACCAGCCCTGCCGATGGTCCGGGATAGCAGCTTAAACGTATCTGCGATCTCCAGAGTGCCGTCGTGGTTGAACGTCGCAAGTTCGTTGGCTTGCTGCCCGCGAATGCTGGAAAGCAAAAGATTTTCGCTCAGATCGGGCGCGCCGATGGCCTGATTGATTTTGCGCTGCCGACGGTGCAATTCGTCGTCGTCATCCTCGCAGGTAACGTAGAGCACGAAGTTGCCAATATCTTGCAACCTGCCAGTTGCTGCCCCCAACATTGGTTTCCGGGCGGCAACGCAAGTCGCCAGTTGTTGCGCGAATAGGCTTTTGCCAGCGCCGCCGGGGCCGGTGAATAGAGTTATTTCGCCTTCCGGAATAAGCCCTTCCAGCACCCAATCGCGCGGCGGCGGAGGTGGACCGTTCAGGCGGGCCATGTCGAATATGGGCAGCGTCTCGCCGTCATCGAAACGTGCACCGGTCGGCTTCGCCAGTTCTTGATCGAATTGTTTGATTGATTGTTGCGCGTTCATTCGCCGCCCTCCCGCTCCAGGTGGTCAGCTAGGAATGCCGCGTGCACGAGGTTGCGACAGTAGGCGACAGCTATTTTGAGACGGTCGGCAGACACGTCGGCAAACACCATCGCGCCTGCCAGTTCGTGTGCGTCGGCTGCATGGTGCAGGGCCGTGCGGCTCCACACCTTCCCGCGAAGGTCGGCAGCGTAGTCACGCGCCACCAGCAAGGCCGTGCGTTGCTCTAGTTCTTCACCATCGGCACAGTTGGGCACGAATTGGCGAACGTGGAATGCCAGATCAGTCATCGCGCATCCCTCCCTGTCCAATAGGCAAGGTTGCGAAGCCAATTCAGGCGGGCCGCTACAGCGGGTTTTAGTTGAATTTCGGGGTGATCTCGCGTAAGGATCGGATTGTTCGCCGCAATGGACATTCCGGCCCCTGCGCTCCTCTTCGGGAGGCGGGGGCTTTCCATTTAAGCAGACTCTCTTTCAGCCAAGCGGGCCTCGGTCCACTCTTCAATTTCGGCTGCATCCCATGCCACTGCGCGGCCTTCGGGTCCGCCTAGCTTCACTGGCTTTGGGAAACGCCCCTCAGCAATCATCGCGTAAACCGTAGATCGCGAGTATGGCACGCGCTCCAAAACGGTCGGAAGTCGGAGAAAAGTTGTCATTGGCTGTCACCGTCAGTTGTTGGACTGACAGCTTGATTAACCAGTTTGAAAACGGACAGCGGCCTAGGTGTCCGGACTTTTTCTCCGGTGCCGATTCCACTGCCTCACTATTGCGTCCGCCTTGCCCATGCCCTCCCGTTCGCATTGTGCGGCTGCACCTTGGAGGCCGAGTTTCGGCCTTAGTTCCTTCAATCGGGCAAAGCGCCTTTCCCGCAAGGGCTCGTGCGTGGCGTTAGTCAACAGGGCGGCTTCTTTAGCCGCGTCCGCAATCTTTTTGCCGCGCTGAGCATCAAGGCGCATTCCAGTTTCAACATGATCTCTTGAGAGCTGCCAAAGCGCTTTGGCGCGCTCGATTTTGTCGATGCGCTCTTCGCTTGAGAGGATCGGGCTATTTGCCGCCTGCTCACATTCACGGGCTTGCCGCTCGCATTCCTTTGCCAGCGCGATATACTTTTCGCTAACGGTCGGCTCATCCATTGATCTGCACCACATTGTCGCCGGTCGCTATACCAAGCGCTCTTTCGACTTCCGATGCCCACGCATCGAGCGCATGGCGCTTTTCCGGCGCGTAGGAATGCAAAGCGTAAACCTGCGCAGTCACACCCTGCAACGCGTGATTGAGGACGCGGGAGACGGTGGTCTCGGCAATGCCAAGCCGCACCATGTGCGTTGCCGCTGTCCTGCGTAGATCGTGAAAGCGCCACGGCTTCAATTCTTCGCCTCGGCTAGCGAGATATTTGTCAAGACGTGTCTTCGCCTTGGCAAAACCGCTTATCGGCGTTTCGCCGGTCGTGGTAAAAACGTAATCGCCAAGCTGCGGCTGCGCTTTGATTATCGCAATCACCGCTGGCGATAACGGGACAAGGTGAGCGCGGCTTGCTTTTGTGCTGTCCGCTGTGAGGGTCCACGTTCCCGCCTCTAGGTCGAGGTCAGTCCACCGCATCCCTGCAACCTCAGCGCGCCGCTGAGCGGTCAGGAGCAACGTTTGAAGCCACGGCCCCATCGGATAGCCTAGAAGCGCCCCAGCGCGCCACACAGCGGCGATTTCGGGCATATCCAGCACCCTGTCGCGCGGGCGCTCCGCTTTGGGTTTCTCGATGCCCTCAATAGGCGATGCTTCCAGCCAATCGCGGCGCAAGGCATGGCGGAAAATGGTCCTCACAAGAGCAAGTATGCGGTTCGGCAAAACCTTGCCTTCCAGTCCGTCGAATAGATCCCTTGCATCGGCGCGTTTGATTGTGGTGATCTTGCGGTCCCGCCAGTGAGGCAGGACGTGCAATTCGAGCTGGCGCTCTTGCTCTGGCGCGTTCCGGTTTTTGGGCTTCGCAACGGTCTCAAGCCAGTGCTCGGCAACCTGCCCGAATGTCCGGTCCAGCCCTTCCGTGCTGCCACTAGCCTCTAGCGCCTCAATCATGCCCTCGGCTTTATCGCGCGCCGCTGCCAGCTTCATTTGAGGATAGGTGCCAACCTTGCGATTGATAACCTTCGCCCCCAAACGCCTGCGCAGGGTCCATGTCTTCTTTCCGCCACTGCCAACACGAAGGCGAAGGCCAGTCACTTTGTGATCGGGATATTCGCGCTGCCCGCTGGCAGGGGGCTTGATCGCAGCAATTTTCGTGTCAGTCAGCATTTTGCTGCGCCCGAAATGCAATAACGTTATTCACCGCTTGCTGTTCAAACGCTTTTCGCGCCTCTCTTTGGATTGCTCTCGCAATGAACATGCTTTGGTTAGCGTCGAGTGCCAGCTCAATCAGCTTCGATCCACTTTGCACTGAGACCGTCACGAAACGCCCGTCAAAATTGGCGGTCGGCACCTGTGTTGCTATGTCCATCTTGTCGTTCCCTCTATCTAGGGTTTCGATAGGGCCAGGGTGGAAGTGTCAGCTTCCCCTTGGCCCGCCTGTTACCTGATCGGCAATAGGTAACGATTTAGGTAACTCAATGCCGGATAATAGGCAACACCTTTGGACGTTACCGGAGCGCATTTACGCATAGGAGGGCTTTAATCGGACCTTGCTGGAAACCGTTTGACGTGACTCTTAATCAGCGGGTCCTAGGTTCGAGCCCTAGTGCGTCCACCACCTTCCTCTTTTCAATAGAATGCTGCTTGGGCATAGCAACCATCGTGGCTGCGCATTTGGTGGTTCCAACAAAGCCTCGACTAGGCTGACGCGCTGGTGCATGCCGCAGCCATGGTCAGACTTGTATTCTCCCTCTTGTTGATGGCTTTACTTGCCGTTGCAGCGCCGAGTGCAGCGATCGCGCGCGACCAGTCCGATTGGCAGGCGCTACAGGTGCAGGACTTGCGTCTCGCCCGCGTTGCGGATCGCATCATGGTCGCGAATGCCAATTTGTGCCGCAACCAGATGCCAATCACCGGGATGATCCTGCACAGCGCGGACCAATATCCTTCGGCAAACTATGATGAGCGCTTCGCGAACGGCCCGCTGGCGATTGCCGCGGTGTCACCGGATTCCCCCGCCTTTGCAGCGGGTCTGCGAGGGGGTGACACTATCATCGCGATCAACAGCTCACCCATTGCGGACTTGCCCCGCCCGGAAATTGGCAATTTGCGCGAGGCAGGCTTCAATTTGCTCGCCCAGCAAAATCCGACCAGCCCGCTCAGCGTGCAAGTGATGCGTGCAGATGGTACTCACGACATCGTTATTCAGCCCGAAGCAGGATGCAGGAGCCTGGTCGAGATTTCGATCGGGGAAGGGTCAAGAGCACGCAGCGATGGGCGGGTGATCCAGATACGTTACGACTTTGCTGAGCAGATGACAGACGATGAACTGGCGGCAATCTTCGCGCACGAGCTCGCACATACAGTCCTCGAGCACCGCCGGCGCAAGGAGGCCGCCGGGATTTCGGTCGGAGTGCTCGGCGAATTGGGCCGAAACCAGCGCGCAAATCGGGAGGCCGAGGTGGAGGCGGACAGGCTTTCGGTCCATCTGCTTGCGAACGCCGGTTATGATCCCACGATTGCCCCCGCCTTTTGGCGCACCGGCATCGGACGCGACCTGAGCAGTGGCATCATGGGGAGCTGGATTTATCCGTCAACGGGTGCGCGGGCCGACCTGATCGAGCGGGAAATCACCATGTTCCTCCCCAATCTGCGCGGGCCGAGCTGGCCGGGCCATTTGCTCGCTCTGCGTGATCGCAGCTTCAGCCGCGACTGAGAGGGATCAATCCCTGCGCGCCTTCTCCGGCGCTTCGCTGATGTCGATATAATTGCGATCGAAATAGGTCAGCGGCGTGGCGTCCTGGCGATGGCTGGCGGCAATCAGCTCACCGACAAAGATTGTATGAGTGCCGAAGACATGCCGATCCGCGACCGTGCAGATGAGGCTCGATTGCGCACTGGTCAGGACGGGAACGCCGTGCTGTTCCTGCCAGTCCCCAACCGAAAATCGGTCCGCTTCGGGAATCATGAAGTGCTCCGCCACATCGCGATTGGAAAGGCCGAGCACATTGATGCAGAAGCGCTGCGCGTGCGTAATCGGCTCATGCAGCGAAGCACCGCGGTTGATACAGGCGAGCAGCGATGGCGGGGAGAAACTCAGCGAGCTCACAGCCGTCGCCAGGATGCCATAGGGCTGGCCATCATGAATGGTAGTGACGGCGTAGACCGTGGCGGCGACATGGCGCATCGCCTCGCGAAATGAATCGGTAAGCTCCATCTCGCTCTTTCCTACAGCATCCATGCCCGCTTAGTGGAGGGGGTTTTGTCGCGGCGCAAGGGCCAATTCCGAAGCGCAATGTGATGCGCAACGGTTGCAATCACATTCTGGTGTGATAGTGGCGCCACATGAGTGATCAAACTATCGAAAAAGTTCGTCAGTTAATTGCCGATGGCAAAATGACCCGCGCCGGTCTTGCCCGGGCCGCAGGACTCCACGCCAATACCTTGCGCGATTGCGCCGAAGAGGGCTGGAACCCGACAAGCGACACGTTGGGGAAGCTCGACCGGTTCCTCGAAGAGAATGATGACACGCCCGTGCTCGTCGGGATTGAAGAAATCATCGACGAGGCCCGGAATGGCCGCATGTATATCCTTGTCGATGACGAGGACCGCGAGAACGAAGGCGATCTCATCATTCCTGCGCAAATGGCCACTCCTGCAGCGATTAACTTCATGGCGACCCACGGTCGCGGCCTGATCTGCCTCTCGCTCGATCGCGCCCGCGTGGATGCGCTCGGCCTTGAGCCGATGAGCCGCAACAACAAGGAAAGCATGCAGACCGCCTTCACTATTTCGATCGAGGCGAAGGAAGGCGTAACCACCGGCATTTCCGCCGCCGATCGCGCACGCACCGTATCGGTCGCGATCGACAGCACCAAAGGGCCTGACGACATCGTGACGCCGGGTCATGTTTTCCCGCTGACCGCGCGCGACGGCGGCGTGCTGGTACGCGCCGGCCATACCGAAGCGGCAGTCGACATTTCCCGCCTCGCCGGCCTCAATCCCTCCGGCGTGATCTGCGAGATCATGAATGAAGACGGCTCGATGGCTCGCCTCGACGACCTCATCACATTCGCCCGCAAGCATGGCCTCAAGATCGGCACGATCCGCGACTTAATCGCCTATCGCATGCGCAACGATCACCTTGTCGAGCGCGGCGACGAACGCGCTTTCGAGAGCGATTATGGCGGACAGTGGCGCATGATCACCTATCGCAATACGGTCTCCAATAATGAGGCCTACGTGCTGCAGAAGGGGCATGTGTCGCCGGACGAACCCACCCTCGCCCGCGTCCATCCGATCTCGGTTTTCGACGACGTGCTGGGTGAACCCGGCCCACGCAAACGCACTTTGCAGCGCGCCATGCAGGCGGTCGGCGAACATGGATCTGGCGTGATCGTGATCCTCACCGGCCGCGTCGGCTCAAGCAAAAACTGGACCTCGGAAGACGAGCTGCGCAATGTCGGTATCGGCTCGCAGATCCTTGCTGACCTGGGCGTGCACGACATGATCCTGCTCACCAATTCCCAGCCCAATGTTGTCGCAATCGAGGGCTATGGCCTCAACATTGTCGGCCACCACCCCATCCCGGAGTAATCATTCATGGCCCACTTCCTGATCGTCGAAGCGCGTTTTTACAGCCACCTCAATGACATGCTGATCGAGGGCGCGAAAGGCGCTCTAGAAGCGGCAGGCCATTCCGCCGATGTCATCACGGTGCCTGGAGCGCTCGAGGTGCCCGGCGCGATAGCCATGGCTGCGGAGAGCGACCGCTATGACGGCTTCGTTGCCATTGGCGTAGTCATCCGCGGGGAAACCTACCATTTCGAAATCGTCGCCGGGGAAAGTGCCCGCGCGATCATGGCGCTGACGATGGACGGCATCGCGATCGGCAACGGTATCCTCACAACCGAGAACGAAGAGCAGGCTATCGTCCGCGCCGATCCTGCGCAGAAAAACAAGGGCGGCGAAGCAGCCGTGGCCGCTATGCGCTTGCTTGAGCTGCGCGATCAGTTCGGCTGAACGATCACATAGCGTCACACCGAAGTGTGACGCTGTAGGAACTAGGGACAAATTTGCCGTGACGGGAACGGCCCTGAAAGGGACAGCAAAGGTCCTGCAGGGGCCCTAAAGCCCCCGATCAGGCGCCGGCCAGCTTCCCGAAGCACGCCCGGCCCGCGTAATGTGCGCTATCGCCCAGCTCTTCCTCGATCCGGATCAGCTGGTTGTATTTCGCAAGCCGGTCCGACCGCGCCAGCGAACCGGTTTTGATCTGGCCGCAATTGGTCGCGACCGCGAGGTCCGCAATCGTCGCATCCTCGGTCTCGCCCGAACGGTGGCTCATCACACTGGTGTAGCCAGCACGGTGAGCGATATCGACGGCTTCCAGCGTTTCCGTCAGCGTGCCGATCTGGTTGACCTTCACTAGCAGCGAATTGGCTAGGCCCTTGTCGATGCCCATGCGCAGGCGATCGGGATTGGTGACGAAAAGATCATCCCCCACCAGCTGCACCTTGTCTCCGACCATGTCGGTGATGGCTTTCCAGCCTTCGAAGTCGTCTTCACCCATGCCGTCTTCGATCGAGAGGATGGGGTAATCATCGCACAGCTTGGCGAGGTATTCGGCCATTTCGGTCGGCGAGAGCGAGAGACCTTCGCCCGAGATCTCATACTTGCCGTCGCGGAAGAATTCGGTCGCTGCGCAGTCCAACGCCAGCACCACATCGTCACCCGGCTTGAAACCGGCCTTCTCTACCGACGCCATGATGAAGTCGAGCGCGTCGCGCGTGCCTGCGAGGTTCGGCGCAAAGCCGCCTTCATCGCCCACAGAAGTGGCGAGCCCCTTTTCTGAGAGACCCTTCTTCAGCGTGTGGAAGATCTCGCTGCCCCAGCGCACCGCTTCTGCCAGCGAGGATGCGCCGACGGGCATCACCATGAATTCCTGCACGTCGATGGGATTATCGGCATGTTCACCGCCATTGACGATGTTCATCATTGGAACCGGCAAGACATGCGCCGAAACGCCGCCGATATAGGCCCAAAGCGGCATCCCGCGCGCAGCCGCCGCAGCTTTCGCCGCCGCCATGCTGACGCCGAGAATGGCATTCGCGCCAAGCTTGCCCTTGTTGGACGTGCCGTCGAGCGCGAGCATCGCCATGTCGATATCGCGCTGGTCTTCGGCATCGAGCCCCAGCAGCAAATCTGCGAGCGGGCCATTCACCGATGCGACCGCCTTGGTCACGCCCTTGCCGAGGTAGCGATCCTTGTCGCCATCGCGCAATTCCACGGCTTCATGCGCGCCTGTCGAGGCACCGGAGGGAACCGCCGCGCGGCCCATGCTGCCATCTTCAAGAAGGATATCGACTTCAACCGTCGGATTGCCGCGTGAATCGAGGATTTCGCGTCCGTGAATGTCGATAATGGCAGTCATGCAATTGGCTCCTGAAGATGTGTTTTGCCGCGTCCTATATCTCGGAACCTTGCACTGCAACATGCGTTGATATCTTGAACGCGGGTGTTTTGCACCCATAATACACCATGAGGGAAGTCCCCTTCAGCACTGGAAAGGGAAATTATATGCCAGCCAAGAAAACCACCAAACCGAAAGCGCAGCCGAACAAGGCTACTGTCGCAGCAACCGAAAACGCCACCGAAATCGCGGGCGCACCGGCAACTGCAGAAACCGCGAAGACCTCTGAAGCCAAGACGCGCTTCAACGCCGCCATCGAAGAAGCGAAGGCTGGCGGCAAGGCACTGACCGACGAAGCAAAGGTCCGCGCTGGCGAATATCGCGAGCAGGCCCGCGCACGCGGTGAAGATTGGGCGACCGATGCCAAGACCAAGGCCGGTGAACTGGCCGTAGAAGGCAAGCACAAGGTCAGCGAAGGCCTTTCCGGCCTGTCGCGCGTAATCGACGAAAATGCCGGTACGCTCGATGAAAAGCTTGGTGCCAAGTATGGTGACTACGCACGCAGCACCTCGCGCGCATTGCAAGAGAACGCACAAAAGCTCGATCAGAAGAGCCTTGACGAGCTCGCCGATGACACGCGCGAGTCGATCCGCAAGAGCCCTGTCGCAGCTGTCGGCCTTGCCGCAGTCGTCGGCTTCTTCTTCGCCCGCCTGTTCCGTTAATTCACGGTGCAAGTAAGGGACGAGGACATGACAGTCCCGCCCCCGGCGCGCGACACCAAACTCGCGTCGGAAATCAGCGGGGACGAGACGCCGCCCGCATCCCCATCGCAAGATGCGGCTGCGGCGCGCGGCTCTCTTTTCGATGATGTAGAGGCGTTGATCGACGATGCCCGCACCTATGTGGATGCGGAGCTATCATATCAGAAAACGCGTGCCAGTTTCGTCGGCGATCGGGTCAAGAAAACGATCGCTTT is drawn from Aurantiacibacter sp. MUD61 and contains these coding sequences:
- the ribB gene encoding 3,4-dihydroxy-2-butanone-4-phosphate synthase, with product MSDQTIEKVRQLIADGKMTRAGLARAAGLHANTLRDCAEEGWNPTSDTLGKLDRFLEENDDTPVLVGIEEIIDEARNGRMYILVDDEDRENEGDLIIPAQMATPAAINFMATHGRGLICLSLDRARVDALGLEPMSRNNKESMQTAFTISIEAKEGVTTGISAADRARTVSVAIDSTKGPDDIVTPGHVFPLTARDGGVLVRAGHTEAAVDISRLAGLNPSGVICEIMNEDGSMARLDDLITFARKHGLKIGTIRDLIAYRMRNDHLVERGDERAFESDYGGQWRMITYRNTVSNNEAYVLQKGHVSPDEPTLARVHPISVFDDVLGEPGPRKRTLQRAMQAVGEHGSGVIVILTGRVGSSKNWTSEDELRNVGIGSQILADLGVHDMILLTNSQPNVVAIEGYGLNIVGHHPIPE
- a CDS encoding phage holin family protein, encoding MTVPPPARDTKLASEISGDETPPASPSQDAAAARGSLFDDVEALIDDARTYVDAELSYQKTRASFVGDRVKKTIAFGIVAAFFAVLATIGLTVGLIIALTPLVTAWGATAIVVLAWLLVAYLLARKAGNAWGEASSAMSTPSEETANG
- the eno gene encoding phosphopyruvate hydratase: MTAIIDIHGREILDSRGNPTVEVDILLEDGSMGRAAVPSGASTGAHEAVELRDGDKDRYLGKGVTKAVASVNGPLADLLLGLDAEDQRDIDMAMLALDGTSNKGKLGANAILGVSMAAAKAAAAARGMPLWAYIGGVSAHVLPVPMMNIVNGGEHADNPIDVQEFMVMPVGASSLAEAVRWGSEIFHTLKKGLSEKGLATSVGDEGGFAPNLAGTRDALDFIMASVEKAGFKPGDDVVLALDCAATEFFRDGKYEISGEGLSLSPTEMAEYLAKLCDDYPILSIEDGMGEDDFEGWKAITDMVGDKVQLVGDDLFVTNPDRLRMGIDKGLANSLLVKVNQIGTLTETLEAVDIAHRAGYTSVMSHRSGETEDATIADLAVATNCGQIKTGSLARSDRLAKYNQLIRIEEELGDSAHYAGRACFGKLAGA
- a CDS encoding helix-turn-helix transcriptional regulator, with product MTTFLRLPTVLERVPYSRSTVYAMIAEGRFPKPVKLGGPEGRAVAWDAAEIEEWTEARLAERESA
- a CDS encoding M48 family metallopeptidase translates to MALLAVAAPSAAIARDQSDWQALQVQDLRLARVADRIMVANANLCRNQMPITGMILHSADQYPSANYDERFANGPLAIAAVSPDSPAFAAGLRGGDTIIAINSSPIADLPRPEIGNLREAGFNLLAQQNPTSPLSVQVMRADGTHDIVIQPEAGCRSLVEISIGEGSRARSDGRVIQIRYDFAEQMTDDELAAIFAHELAHTVLEHRRRKEAAGISVGVLGELGRNQRANREAEVEADRLSVHLLANAGYDPTIAPAFWRTGIGRDLSSGIMGSWIYPSTGARADLIEREITMFLPNLRGPSWPGHLLALRDRSFSRD
- the ribH gene encoding 6,7-dimethyl-8-ribityllumazine synthase, producing the protein MAHFLIVEARFYSHLNDMLIEGAKGALEAAGHSADVITVPGALEVPGAIAMAAESDRYDGFVAIGVVIRGETYHFEIVAGESARAIMALTMDGIAIGNGILTTENEEQAIVRADPAQKNKGGEAAVAAMRLLELRDQFG
- a CDS encoding tyrosine-type recombinase/integrase, giving the protein MLTDTKIAAIKPPASGQREYPDHKVTGLRLRVGSGGKKTWTLRRRLGAKVINRKVGTYPQMKLAAARDKAEGMIEALEASGSTEGLDRTFGQVAEHWLETVAKPKNRNAPEQERQLELHVLPHWRDRKITTIKRADARDLFDGLEGKVLPNRILALVRTIFRHALRRDWLEASPIEGIEKPKAERPRDRVLDMPEIAAVWRAGALLGYPMGPWLQTLLLTAQRRAEVAGMRWTDLDLEAGTWTLTADSTKASRAHLVPLSPAVIAIIKAQPQLGDYVFTTTGETPISGFAKAKTRLDKYLASRGEELKPWRFHDLRRTAATHMVRLGIAETTVSRVLNHALQGVTAQVYALHSYAPEKRHALDAWASEVERALGIATGDNVVQING
- a CDS encoding AAA family ATPase; this encodes MNAQQSIKQFDQELAKPTGARFDDGETLPIFDMARLNGPPPPPRDWVLEGLIPEGEITLFTGPGGAGKSLFAQQLATCVAARKPMLGAATGRLQDIGNFVLYVTCEDDDDELHRRQRKINQAIGAPDLSENLLLSSIRGQQANELATFNHDGTLEIADTFKLLSRTIGRAGVQFVILDNVAHLFAGNENDRGQVTRFVNLLYKLVQTYRVTILLIGHPNKSGDNYSGSTAWLNAVRSQIHIDRVQDEHGNCLDPDARTLALAKANYSRLGKSVEFRWHDFAFVRDEDLPPDAARELAEAAKANGENAAYLRCLAAATERKRAVSENTGTNYFAAVFCKMPEGKGYGKEAFKRAHERLLAIGAIELDAKLWQRENRAWKYGIRAVESPAEKCTDHPHQPPALTATDQGEKAARTDHLYTTYITGAAPDEPPAPETGICPACGDAGCDRCKQ
- a CDS encoding phage major capsid protein, whose protein sequence is MKTAKLIELERQRGDLMREAREALHAIKDNTDPKRSSELERAHDEVMCRYDILNLDIEEERLNATDAQEREARRPGGNGTAPGIDDGAARSFDGGAEWRDDKGNPVKVLSRNEKLSSRSDGLSVGDLVRAKITGARNEEEKRALAEGTDSAGGFTVPTPLAENFIDRMRARSVAVQAGAMTVPMTSETLAIARLASDPDVAWRAENAAIAEGDPTFERVTFTAKTLAGKIKLSRELAEDSINVGAMIEQAFAGTMAKELDYAAIWGDGTGNAPTGVFNTTGVNAVAMATNGAALADYDKPLDALFEIKNSNAADPTAMIMNPRTEIALAKLKDADGNPLTVPNAIARIPLLSTTGAPVDETQGTASNASSIVMGDYTQLMLGMRHQLEIRVFDQTLAETGQLLVVAWLRADVQLAQPKAFAKLTGITPA
- a CDS encoding flavin reductase family protein yields the protein MDAVGKSEMELTDSFREAMRHVAATVYAVTTIHDGQPYGILATAVSSLSFSPPSLLACINRGASLHEPITHAQRFCINVLGLSNRDVAEHFMIPEADRFSVGDWQEQHGVPVLTSAQSSLICTVADRHVFGTHTIFVGELIAASHRQDATPLTYFDRNYIDISEAPEKARRD